Proteins encoded together in one Maribacter dokdonensis DSW-8 window:
- the pdxH gene encoding pyridoxamine 5'-phosphate oxidase, with protein sequence MQKDLGDYRKSYEKSALVEDSISDNPIQLFQTWFYEVENSDGVDEPNAMTVSTVGLDGFPKSRVVLLKKYTHEGFIFYTNYNSEKGKAISENPNLCLSFFWANLERQVIIKGVAEKLPENLSDGYFESRPEGSKLGALVSDQSTVIDSRAVLEDKLAKLEKEYNGKEIERPKHWGGYLVRPLSIEFWQGRPNRLHDRIRYTLTSEFDWKMERLAP encoded by the coding sequence ATGCAGAAAGATTTAGGTGATTATAGAAAATCCTATGAGAAAAGTGCGTTGGTAGAAGATAGTATATCTGATAATCCAATACAGTTATTTCAAACATGGTTTTATGAGGTTGAAAATTCCGATGGGGTAGATGAACCCAATGCTATGACGGTTTCTACGGTAGGTTTAGATGGTTTTCCTAAAAGTAGGGTAGTACTTCTTAAGAAATATACTCATGAGGGTTTTATCTTTTATACGAACTACAATAGCGAAAAGGGAAAAGCTATTAGTGAAAACCCAAATCTCTGTCTATCCTTTTTTTGGGCAAACTTAGAACGCCAAGTAATCATAAAAGGTGTTGCCGAAAAATTGCCCGAAAATCTTTCTGATGGTTATTTTGAGTCAAGACCTGAAGGAAGTAAATTAGGGGCATTAGTATCGGATCAAAGTACTGTAATTGATTCCAGAGCCGTATTGGAAGATAAATTGGCTAAGTTGGAAAAAGAATATAACGGTAAAGAAATAGAAAGGCCTAAGCATTGGGGTGGCTATTTGGTAAGACCTTTATCTATAGAGTTTTGGCAAGGCAGACCTAATAGACTACATGATCGAATTAGGTACACCCTTACCAGTGAATTTGATTGGAAAATGGAACGATTGGCTCCTTAA
- a CDS encoding SixA phosphatase family protein: MKNLFLMRHGKSSWELNVSDQDRALLQRGVNDAHLVAMEIARQDIKIDKVYTSPANRAFHTCMICLRIIGHPLNNCGIDSSLYDFSGDQVFEFIKQLEDTFENVLIFGHNHAFTFLANSLGDKLIDNVPTSGFVQLQFKENSWAAITQGSTIQTIFPKQLKA; encoded by the coding sequence ATGAAGAATCTATTTTTAATGCGCCACGGTAAGTCTTCTTGGGAGCTAAATGTTAGTGATCAAGATAGGGCACTTTTGCAAAGAGGGGTTAATGATGCCCATTTGGTTGCTATGGAAATTGCCAGACAAGATATTAAAATAGATAAAGTATATACTAGCCCTGCAAACAGGGCATTTCACACTTGTATGATTTGTCTTAGAATTATTGGTCATCCTTTAAATAATTGTGGTATAGATTCAAGTTTGTACGACTTCTCAGGTGATCAGGTTTTTGAGTTTATAAAACAATTAGAGGATACTTTTGAAAATGTTCTCATTTTTGGGCATAATCATGCCTTTACCTTTTTAGCAAATTCGTTGGGAGATAAACTTATAGATAATGTGCCCACCAGCGGTTTTGTTCAATTACAGTTTAAAGAAAATTCATGGGCCGCTATCACTCAGGGCTCAACAATACAAACCATATTTCCGAAGCAATTAAAAGCATGA
- the ppk1 gene encoding polyphosphate kinase 1: MIKNNNQYVNREISWLWFNERVLQESADKNVPLIERLRFLGIFSNNLDEFFKVRYATVKRIVEAGKTGKSVLGGEKAKDLLEEITNIVIEQQTKSLSILRRIEHELEGENIFIIKETELNDNQKDFVKAYFLKEVSPQLMTIILNDLTRFPTLKDTAAYLAVKMVIKSDDSRKEKRYALIEIPKGIDRFIVLPDEGDKSYIIILDDLIRYCLGNIFTMFEYESISAHMIKITRDAELDIDNDLSKSFIEKISSSVEHRKISDPVRFVYDKSIGRDTLTFLKEKMNIEDTDSVIPGGRYHNRRDYMGFPSLGRKDLLYDKIVPLPVKGLSVEGSILESIAKKDYLQYTPYHTFTYVLKFLREAALDPKVRSIKITVYRLASNSQIAASLINAVKNGKQVTVQIELQARFDEQANIEYAEQLQSEGVKLIFGVPGLKVHSKICLIEREENAALKRYGFVSTGNFNESTARIYTDFTLFTADDSILKELNKVFDFFETTYKINKYKHLIVSPHYTKNAFMKLIDNEIANAKQGKVAFIKIKMNSFTSYKMVDKLYEASRAGVKIQLIIRGICCLIPGVEGMSENIEAISVIDKFLEHTRFFAFANGGDTKMYISSADWMTRNLDYRVEVGCPIYDEDIKKELMDTFDICWRDNMKARVFNEKQDNAYRKSSIPKIRSQFATYDYYAKKQES, translated from the coding sequence ATGATAAAAAACAACAACCAGTACGTAAATAGAGAAATAAGTTGGTTATGGTTCAACGAGCGTGTACTACAGGAAAGTGCAGATAAGAATGTGCCATTAATTGAAAGATTACGGTTTTTAGGTATTTTCTCAAATAATTTAGATGAGTTTTTCAAGGTGCGTTATGCAACGGTAAAGCGTATTGTAGAAGCTGGTAAAACCGGTAAAAGCGTACTTGGGGGAGAAAAGGCAAAAGACCTTCTAGAGGAGATTACCAATATTGTAATTGAACAGCAAACAAAAAGTTTATCAATTCTTAGAAGAATTGAACATGAGTTGGAAGGGGAGAATATATTCATTATCAAGGAAACGGAATTAAACGATAATCAAAAGGATTTCGTGAAGGCCTATTTCTTAAAGGAAGTGAGTCCGCAATTAATGACTATCATTTTAAATGATTTAACACGTTTTCCTACCCTGAAAGACACTGCAGCGTATTTGGCTGTAAAAATGGTCATTAAGAGTGATGATAGTAGAAAAGAGAAAAGATATGCCTTAATTGAAATACCCAAGGGAATTGATCGCTTTATTGTATTGCCAGATGAAGGAGATAAAAGTTATATCATAATACTAGATGATCTAATTAGGTACTGTCTTGGTAATATATTTACCATGTTCGAGTATGAATCTATTTCTGCTCATATGATCAAGATAACAAGAGATGCCGAACTTGATATTGACAACGACCTTAGTAAAAGTTTTATTGAAAAAATTTCATCTAGTGTAGAGCATAGAAAAATAAGTGATCCCGTACGCTTTGTATACGATAAGAGTATTGGCAGGGACACCTTGACTTTTCTAAAGGAAAAGATGAACATAGAAGATACGGATAGTGTAATACCAGGCGGTAGGTACCATAATCGTAGAGATTATATGGGTTTTCCAAGCTTGGGAAGAAAAGATCTTTTATATGACAAGATAGTTCCGTTACCGGTAAAGGGGCTTAGTGTGGAAGGTAGTATTTTAGAGAGTATAGCCAAAAAAGATTATTTGCAATACACACCCTACCATACGTTTACCTATGTATTAAAATTTTTACGTGAAGCTGCACTTGATCCAAAAGTACGTTCCATAAAAATTACGGTTTATAGACTGGCAAGTAACTCACAAATTGCTGCAAGTTTGATCAACGCGGTTAAAAATGGTAAACAAGTAACCGTTCAAATTGAACTTCAGGCACGTTTTGATGAGCAGGCAAATATTGAATACGCAGAGCAGTTACAGTCTGAAGGGGTTAAATTAATATTTGGTGTTCCAGGGCTAAAGGTTCATAGTAAAATATGTTTAATTGAGCGCGAAGAAAATGCAGCTTTAAAGCGATACGGTTTTGTGAGTACAGGTAATTTTAATGAATCTACCGCAAGAATTTATACTGATTTTACTCTATTTACGGCAGATGATTCTATACTAAAAGAGTTGAATAAAGTCTTTGACTTTTTTGAGACTACCTACAAGATCAACAAGTATAAACATCTTATAGTATCTCCGCATTATACCAAAAATGCGTTTATGAAATTAATTGATAATGAGATAGCAAATGCCAAGCAAGGCAAAGTGGCTTTTATCAAAATAAAGATGAACAGTTTTACCTCTTACAAAATGGTAGATAAACTGTATGAGGCTAGTAGAGCGGGGGTAAAGATCCAGTTGATCATAAGAGGTATATGTTGCTTAATACCAGGGGTTGAGGGTATGAGTGAAAACATAGAAGCTATAAGTGTTATAGATAAGTTTTTAGAGCATACTCGTTTCTTTGCTTTTGCAAATGGTGGCGATACTAAAATGTATATATCATCTGCAGATTGGATGACTAGAAACCTTGATTATAGAGTTGAAGTTGGTTGCCCAAT